Proteins co-encoded in one Aquincola tertiaricarbonis genomic window:
- the rsfS gene encoding ribosome silencing factor, whose amino-acid sequence MDIRKLQRAIVDGLEDVKAQNIVVFNTEHLSPLFERVIVASGTSNRQTKALAASVRDAVKASGMQVLRTEGEDNGEWIIVDCGAAVAHIMQPGIREYYHLEEIWGGKAVRVKVESKRKGLPQASEPDDEDEADEAPAPKAAAKKAPAKKAAAKKVPAKKVPAKKAAAKAAFAKQEADPASRPAAKKAAAKKAPAKKAAAPAAPERVQKVVVNAPAAKKVAAKKVAAKKAPAKNVAAKAPAKQVAAKAPARKVAAKAPAKKAAARKTASPRG is encoded by the coding sequence ATGGACATCCGCAAACTGCAGCGCGCCATCGTCGATGGCCTGGAAGACGTGAAGGCCCAGAACATCGTGGTCTTCAACACGGAGCACCTGTCGCCGCTGTTCGAACGTGTGATCGTCGCCTCGGGCACGAGCAACCGCCAGACCAAGGCGCTGGCTGCCAGTGTGCGCGATGCCGTCAAGGCCAGCGGCATGCAGGTGCTGCGCACCGAAGGCGAAGACAACGGCGAATGGATCATCGTGGACTGCGGCGCCGCCGTCGCCCACATCATGCAGCCCGGCATCCGCGAGTACTACCACCTGGAAGAAATCTGGGGCGGCAAGGCCGTGCGCGTGAAGGTCGAAAGCAAGCGCAAGGGCCTGCCGCAGGCCAGCGAACCGGACGACGAGGACGAGGCCGACGAGGCGCCCGCCCCCAAGGCGGCTGCCAAGAAGGCGCCGGCCAAGAAGGCCGCTGCCAAGAAGGTGCCTGCCAAGAAGGTGCCTGCCAAGAAGGCCGCCGCCAAGGCCGCGTTCGCCAAGCAGGAAGCCGACCCCGCCAGCCGCCCGGCTGCGAAGAAGGCGGCCGCCAAGAAGGCACCGGCGAAGAAGGCGGCCGCACCCGCCGCGCCTGAGCGTGTGCAGAAGGTGGTGGTCAATGCACCGGCCGCCAAGAAGGTGGCCGCGAAGAAGGTGGCTGCCAAGAAGGCACCAGCCAAGAATGTGGCTGCCAAGGCACCAGCCAAGCAGGTGGCCGCCAAGGCGCCCGCCAGGAAGGTCGCTGCCAAGGCACCGGCCAAGAAAGCCGCCGCCAGGAAGACGGCCAGCCCGCGCGGCTGA
- a CDS encoding dienelactone hydrolase family protein, giving the protein MAHEPPRQTAADFHPEVLRLFDRYVHGLLDRRGFIEGAARFSAGGVSGAALLAALSPRFAQAQQVPPGDARIRGEKVKFPSPRGYGQGGGYLVRPAAANGALPAVLVVHENRGLNPHIEDIARRLALENFVVFAPDALDPLGGYPGDEDKARELFSKLDQSKTQEDFIAAASYLKNVSNTNGKMGVVGFCYGGGIANFLATKLPDLGAAVPFYGMAPPADQVPNIKAALLLVYAENDERINASWPGYEAALKAANVPFQAVKYPGTQHGFNNDTTPRYDQAAAQQAWARTVALFNGVLRG; this is encoded by the coding sequence CCGCTACGTGCACGGCCTGCTCGACCGGCGGGGCTTCATCGAGGGCGCGGCACGGTTCTCGGCGGGCGGCGTCAGCGGCGCGGCGCTGCTGGCCGCGCTGAGCCCGCGCTTTGCGCAGGCACAACAGGTGCCGCCGGGCGACGCGCGCATCCGCGGCGAGAAGGTCAAGTTCCCGTCGCCGCGCGGCTACGGCCAGGGCGGCGGCTACCTGGTGCGGCCGGCGGCTGCCAACGGCGCGCTGCCCGCGGTGCTGGTGGTGCATGAAAACCGCGGCCTCAACCCGCACATCGAAGACATCGCCCGCCGGCTGGCGCTGGAGAACTTCGTGGTCTTTGCCCCCGACGCGCTGGATCCGCTGGGCGGCTACCCGGGCGACGAGGACAAGGCCCGCGAGCTGTTCAGCAAGCTGGATCAGTCGAAGACGCAGGAAGACTTCATCGCCGCGGCCAGCTACCTGAAGAACGTGAGCAACACCAACGGCAAGATGGGCGTGGTGGGCTTCTGCTACGGCGGCGGCATCGCCAACTTCCTGGCCACCAAGCTGCCCGACCTGGGCGCCGCCGTGCCCTTCTACGGCATGGCACCGCCGGCCGACCAGGTGCCCAACATCAAGGCCGCGCTGCTGCTGGTGTATGCCGAGAACGACGAGCGCATCAACGCCAGCTGGCCCGGCTACGAAGCCGCCCTCAAGGCCGCCAACGTGCCCTTCCAGGCCGTGAAGTACCCGGGCACGCAGCACGGCTTCAACAACGACACCACGCCGAGGTACGACCAGGCCGCGGCGCAGCAGGCGTGGGCGCGGACGGTGGCTTTGTTCAATGGGGTGTTGAGGGGGTAG
- a CDS encoding Maf family protein has translation MHGFIYLASQSPRRRQLLEQIGVRHELLLPDRMENAERLEEERSGELPADYVRRVTRLKLDAARKRLARRGLPEAPILTSDTTVAIGRRILGKPADAEQAAEMLAALSGRSHRVLTAVAVSSGRSTLLEMNVSRVRFAELSAQDIRRYIDSGEPFGKAGAYGIQGPAAVFIAHIEGSYSGIMGLPLHETATLLRRARVVF, from the coding sequence ATGCACGGCTTCATCTACCTGGCGTCGCAAAGCCCGCGGCGGCGCCAGCTGCTTGAGCAGATCGGCGTCAGGCACGAGCTGCTGCTGCCCGACCGCATGGAAAACGCCGAGCGGCTGGAAGAAGAGCGCAGCGGCGAACTGCCGGCCGACTACGTGCGCCGCGTCACCCGCCTGAAGCTGGATGCGGCGCGCAAGCGCCTGGCCAGGCGCGGCCTGCCCGAGGCGCCCATCCTCACCAGCGACACCACGGTGGCCATCGGCCGCCGCATCCTGGGCAAACCGGCCGATGCCGAGCAAGCGGCCGAGATGCTGGCCGCCTTGTCGGGCCGCAGCCACCGTGTGCTCACCGCGGTGGCGGTGAGCAGCGGCCGCAGCACGCTGCTGGAGATGAACGTCTCGCGCGTGCGCTTCGCCGAGCTGTCGGCGCAGGACATCCGCCGCTACATCGACAGCGGCGAGCCCTTCGGCAAGGCCGGCGCCTATGGCATCCAGGGCCCGGCGGCGGTGTTCATCGCCCACATCGAAGGCAGCTACTCCGGCATCATGGGCCTGCCGCTGCATGAAACCGCCACGCTGCTGCGGCGTGCGCGGGTGGTGTTCTAG
- the nadD gene encoding nicotinate (nicotinamide) nucleotide adenylyltransferase — protein MSRIGIFGGSFDPVHNTHLALATAATQHLQLDELRWVPTGHPWHKTSRPADAAHRVAMLKLALAGQPQWRIDELELHRSGPSYTIDTVRWLQAAEPGTHQWFLVIGQDQYEKFATWHGWQELLQRVTLAVANRAGVPPVAPPALQAVPHALEVVPMPPSELAATDIRSRLAQGLPIDMLVPPQVASYIAQNALYRK, from the coding sequence TTGAGCCGCATCGGCATCTTCGGCGGCAGCTTCGACCCGGTGCACAACACGCACCTGGCGCTGGCGACGGCCGCCACGCAGCACCTGCAGCTGGACGAACTGCGCTGGGTGCCCACCGGGCATCCGTGGCACAAGACCAGCCGGCCGGCCGATGCCGCGCACCGTGTGGCCATGCTCAAGCTGGCGCTGGCCGGCCAGCCGCAGTGGCGCATCGACGAGCTGGAACTGCACCGCAGCGGCCCCAGCTACACCATCGACACCGTGCGCTGGCTGCAGGCGGCCGAGCCGGGCACGCACCAATGGTTCCTGGTCATCGGCCAGGACCAGTACGAAAAGTTCGCCACCTGGCACGGCTGGCAGGAGTTGCTGCAGCGCGTGACGCTGGCGGTGGCCAACCGTGCCGGCGTGCCGCCGGTGGCGCCGCCGGCGCTGCAGGCCGTGCCGCATGCGCTGGAAGTGGTGCCCATGCCGCCCAGTGAACTGGCCGCCACTGATATCCGATCCCGATTGGCACAGGGATTGCCGATCGATATGCTGGTGCCGCCCCAGGTCGCCAGCTATATTGCCCAAAACGCTCTGTACCGAAAATAA
- the rlmH gene encoding 23S rRNA (pseudouridine(1915)-N(3))-methyltransferase RlmH, with translation MRLVIAAIGQRQPAWAEEAYADFAKRFPPELKLELKPLKAEPRTAGKPAAAMMAAEAQRLEAAVPKGARRVVLDERGARLTTVQLAERLRFWLGDGRDVAFLIGGPDGLDPTLKATGDETLRLSDLTLPHAFVRVLLAEALYRAWSVTAGHPYHRE, from the coding sequence GTGCGGCTGGTCATCGCCGCCATCGGCCAGCGCCAGCCGGCCTGGGCCGAGGAGGCTTACGCCGATTTCGCCAAGCGCTTTCCGCCCGAGCTGAAGCTGGAGCTGAAGCCGCTGAAGGCGGAGCCGCGCACCGCCGGCAAACCCGCCGCGGCCATGATGGCCGCCGAGGCCCAGCGCCTGGAAGCCGCGGTGCCCAAGGGCGCCCGCCGCGTGGTGCTGGACGAGCGCGGCGCCCGGCTCACCACGGTGCAGCTGGCCGAGCGCTTGCGCTTCTGGCTGGGGGACGGCCGCGACGTGGCCTTCCTCATCGGCGGGCCCGACGGCCTGGACCCCACGCTCAAGGCCACCGGCGACGAGACGCTGCGGCTGTCGGACCTGACGCTGCCGCACGCCTTCGTGCGGGTGCTGCTGGCCGAGGCGCTGTACCGCGCCTGGTCGGTCACCGCCGGCCATCCTTACCACCGGGAATAG
- the rng gene encoding ribonuclease G: protein MQDILINWTPQETRVAIVENGAVQELHLERALERGLVGNIYLGKVVRVLPGMQSAFIDIGLERAAFLHVADLHTNGPRSDHGGLQAPVPIERQVFEGQTLTVQVIKDSIGTKGARLSTQVSIAGRLLVYLPQDNHIGISQKIGSHELREQLRQRMAALVGKPEEGGGGGFILRTNAEDASDEELADDIAYLRKTWASIRERSHARPPGTLLHQDLTLAERVLRDLVTDTTHSVRIDSRLQYEHLAAFGATYTPTAVRRLELYRGERPIFDLFNIDDEIARALARRVDLKSGGYLIIDQTEALTTVDVNTGGYVGARNFDDTIFKTNLEAAGAIARQLRLRNLGGIVIVDFIDMAREEHQAAVLAEFRKQLARDRTKTTVSGFTQLGLVEMTRKRTRESLAHMLCEPCPTCAGRGQVKTPRSICYDILREILREARQFDPKEFRVVASAAVVEMLLDEESQHLAGLSDFIGKPISLTAEPTSNPEQYDIVLL from the coding sequence ATGCAAGACATCCTCATCAACTGGACCCCCCAGGAAACCCGCGTCGCCATCGTCGAGAACGGCGCGGTGCAGGAGCTGCACCTCGAACGCGCGCTGGAGCGCGGCCTGGTGGGCAACATCTACCTGGGCAAGGTGGTGCGGGTGCTGCCCGGCATGCAAAGCGCGTTCATCGACATCGGCCTGGAACGCGCCGCCTTCCTGCACGTGGCAGACCTGCACACCAACGGCCCGCGCAGCGACCACGGCGGCCTGCAGGCGCCGGTGCCCATCGAGCGCCAGGTGTTCGAGGGCCAGACGCTGACGGTGCAGGTGATCAAGGACTCCATCGGCACCAAGGGCGCGCGGCTGTCCACCCAGGTCAGCATCGCCGGGCGGCTGCTGGTGTACCTGCCGCAGGACAACCACATCGGCATCTCGCAGAAGATCGGCAGCCATGAGCTGCGCGAGCAGCTGCGCCAGCGCATGGCGGCGCTGGTGGGCAAGCCGGAAGAGGGCGGTGGCGGCGGCTTCATCCTGCGCACCAATGCCGAAGATGCCAGCGACGAAGAGCTGGCCGACGACATCGCCTACCTGCGCAAGACCTGGGCCTCGATCCGCGAGCGCAGCCACGCCCGCCCGCCCGGCACGCTGCTGCACCAGGACCTGACGCTGGCCGAGCGGGTGCTGCGCGACCTGGTGACCGACACCACGCATTCGGTGCGCATCGACTCACGCCTGCAGTACGAGCACCTGGCCGCCTTCGGCGCCACCTACACGCCCACCGCGGTGCGGCGGCTGGAGCTGTACCGCGGCGAGCGGCCGATCTTCGACCTCTTCAACATCGACGACGAGATCGCCCGCGCGCTGGCCCGCCGGGTGGACCTGAAGAGCGGCGGCTACCTGATCATCGACCAGACCGAAGCGCTGACCACGGTGGACGTGAACACCGGCGGTTACGTGGGTGCGCGCAACTTCGACGACACCATCTTCAAGACCAACCTGGAGGCGGCCGGCGCCATCGCGCGGCAGCTGCGGCTGCGCAACCTGGGCGGCATCGTCATCGTCGACTTCATCGACATGGCGCGCGAGGAACACCAGGCCGCCGTGCTGGCCGAGTTTCGCAAGCAGCTGGCGCGCGACCGCACCAAGACCACCGTCAGCGGCTTCACCCAGCTGGGGCTGGTGGAGATGACGCGCAAGCGCACCCGCGAAAGCCTGGCCCACATGCTGTGCGAGCCTTGCCCCACCTGCGCCGGCCGCGGCCAGGTGAAGACGCCGCGCAGCATCTGCTACGACATCCTGCGCGAGATCCTGCGCGAAGCCCGCCAGTTCGACCCCAAGGAGTTTCGCGTGGTCGCCAGCGCGGCCGTGGTGGAGATGCTGCTGGACGAAGAAAGCCAGCACCTGGCCGGCCTGTCGGACTTCATCGGCAAGCCGATCTCGCTGACGGCCGAGCCGACGTCGAATCCGGAGCAGTACGACATCGTGTTGCTGTAG
- a CDS encoding NYN domain-containing protein, with the protein MAIATESVAIYWDFENLHANLMDQAHGQGAYLASRFRPQEEVIHVETIVEYALSLGPIAINRAFANWVSFNRYRQSLLQSAIELIQVFPPGANAKNGADIKLCLDVMEDMGRFPHITTIIVVGGDSDYMPLSYKVKAAGRTLVGIGSRRGTNQHWARSCHDFKFYEALLAPAVTATEAVAEVPAPPLAQVVAAEAPVPEVAVQAAVPLDEMRALLDLAETAAAQRKAARELVGKAIARLAQNRGETWVQKARLRPFIKRIDPTFEESSYGFSTFNEMLGSMGDLVEVRRGEFDHELRLRPSATEPAT; encoded by the coding sequence ATGGCCATTGCCACAGAGTCGGTCGCGATCTACTGGGACTTCGAGAACCTGCATGCCAACCTGATGGACCAGGCCCATGGCCAGGGCGCTTACCTGGCCAGCCGCTTCAGGCCGCAGGAAGAGGTCATCCACGTCGAGACCATCGTCGAGTACGCGCTGTCGCTCGGGCCCATCGCGATCAATCGGGCCTTTGCCAACTGGGTGTCCTTCAACCGCTACCGGCAGTCGCTGCTGCAGTCGGCGATCGAGCTGATCCAAGTCTTTCCGCCTGGCGCCAATGCCAAGAACGGGGCTGACATCAAGCTGTGCCTCGATGTCATGGAGGACATGGGGCGCTTCCCCCACATCACGACCATCATCGTGGTGGGCGGCGACAGCGACTACATGCCGCTGTCGTACAAGGTGAAGGCGGCCGGGCGCACGCTGGTGGGCATCGGCAGCCGGCGCGGCACCAACCAGCACTGGGCCCGCAGCTGCCACGACTTCAAGTTCTACGAGGCGCTGCTGGCGCCCGCGGTGACGGCGACCGAGGCCGTGGCCGAGGTGCCGGCCCCCCCGTTGGCGCAGGTGGTCGCCGCCGAAGCGCCCGTACCGGAGGTGGCTGTGCAAGCGGCTGTGCCGCTGGATGAGATGCGCGCGCTGCTCGACCTGGCCGAGACGGCCGCCGCCCAGCGCAAGGCCGCGCGTGAGCTGGTTGGCAAGGCGATCGCGCGCCTGGCGCAGAACCGCGGCGAGACCTGGGTTCAAAAGGCACGGCTGCGGCCGTTCATCAAGCGCATCGACCCGACCTTTGAAGAGTCGAGCTATGGCTTTTCGACCTTCAACGAGATGCTCGGGTCCATGGGTGACCTGGTCGAGGTGCGCCGGGGTGAGTTCGATCATGAACTGCGGCTGCGGCCCTCGGCCACGGAGCCGGCCACCTGA
- a CDS encoding tannase/feruloyl esterase family alpha/beta hydrolase — MTPNPHHRSAAAGLAVLLALSTALTPLAQAAATTPQTGTLAALPAVPALMDCSLAAFQALNLNGVADDNGQVSFTAVSLVPASSTNPAAYCSVRGVIGPGATSIVMRLPMTGWTQRYVQNGCGGECGNDNLGNPTQSTGCLPVINGELVTATTNMGHTSAQGATWIVDNPWAGVDFAYRGVHVTAQVAKAVIGLFYGRGPAFSYFDGCSDGGREALMSAQRYPNDFHGIAAGAPANNMVVQNTYHHAHRVLTNQSTPGTIPLPARDSYLLLQSHLPYVHSKVVAACDALDGVADGILDDPRQCKFNTNTLVCANNGNETGCLSQAQADVVARIHDGARTVDGQRLEPAISTEWGSELDWTLFVPAAQGRAAQGENFVNSWLYKAFLNQPYKDAGASTPRTLNDLVWTAQGFLATLKSAPLYAATNPDLRPFANAGGKLILWHGWADQHISPQGTIHYWDTMSKLTKTPERFARFYLFPGMGHCGSGLGPNTFDVLTPLMSWVETGQAPAGLVANNASTGVSRPVYPYPTVARYIVTGSTSDAANFAPYTPAAPSDVSTSSLGNFQYTPFFKQASCTGSGTQIVCAP; from the coding sequence ATGACCCCGAACCCCCATCATCGATCCGCTGCCGCCGGCCTGGCCGTGCTGCTGGCCCTGAGCACGGCCCTCACGCCGCTGGCCCAGGCCGCCGCCACCACGCCACAAACCGGCACGCTGGCCGCGCTGCCCGCCGTGCCCGCGCTGATGGATTGCTCGCTGGCCGCCTTCCAGGCGCTGAACCTCAATGGCGTGGCCGACGACAACGGTCAGGTGAGCTTCACCGCCGTCTCGCTGGTGCCGGCTTCGTCCACCAACCCGGCGGCCTACTGCTCGGTGCGCGGCGTCATCGGTCCGGGCGCCACGTCCATCGTGATGCGCCTGCCGATGACGGGCTGGACGCAGCGCTATGTGCAGAACGGCTGCGGCGGCGAGTGCGGCAACGACAACCTGGGCAACCCCACCCAGTCCACCGGCTGCCTGCCAGTGATCAACGGCGAGCTGGTCACGGCCACCACCAACATGGGCCACACCAGTGCCCAGGGCGCGACCTGGATCGTCGACAACCCGTGGGCCGGCGTCGATTTCGCCTACCGCGGCGTGCATGTGACGGCGCAGGTCGCCAAGGCGGTCATCGGCCTGTTCTACGGCCGCGGCCCGGCCTTTTCGTACTTCGACGGCTGCTCGGACGGCGGCCGCGAGGCCTTGATGTCGGCCCAGCGCTACCCGAACGACTTCCACGGCATCGCCGCTGGCGCGCCAGCGAACAACATGGTGGTGCAGAACACCTACCACCATGCCCACCGCGTGCTCACCAACCAGAGCACGCCGGGCACCATTCCGCTGCCGGCACGCGACAGCTACCTGCTGCTGCAAAGCCACCTGCCTTACGTGCACAGCAAGGTGGTGGCGGCCTGCGACGCGCTGGACGGCGTGGCCGACGGCATCCTGGACGACCCGCGCCAGTGCAAGTTCAACACCAACACCCTGGTGTGCGCCAACAACGGCAACGAGACCGGCTGCCTGAGCCAGGCCCAGGCCGACGTGGTGGCCCGCATCCACGACGGGGCCCGCACGGTCGATGGCCAGCGGCTGGAGCCGGCCATCTCCACGGAATGGGGCTCGGAGCTGGACTGGACGCTGTTCGTGCCGGCAGCGCAGGGGCGCGCTGCGCAGGGGGAGAACTTCGTCAACAGCTGGCTGTACAAGGCCTTCCTGAACCAGCCGTACAAGGACGCTGGCGCCAGCACGCCGCGCACGCTGAACGACCTGGTGTGGACGGCGCAGGGCTTCCTGGCCACGCTGAAGTCGGCGCCGCTGTACGCCGCCACCAACCCCGACCTGCGGCCCTTTGCCAACGCGGGTGGCAAGCTCATCCTGTGGCATGGCTGGGCCGACCAGCACATCTCGCCCCAGGGCACCATCCACTACTGGGACACGATGAGCAAGCTGACGAAAACGCCCGAGCGCTTCGCCCGCTTCTACCTGTTCCCCGGCATGGGCCATTGCGGCAGCGGCCTGGGCCCCAACACCTTCGACGTGCTGACGCCGCTGATGTCGTGGGTGGAAACCGGCCAGGCGCCGGCCGGCCTGGTGGCCAACAACGCGTCCACCGGTGTCTCGCGCCCGGTGTACCCGTACCCCACCGTGGCCCGCTACATCGTCACCGGCAGCACCAGCGATGCGGCCAACTTCGCGCCCTACACCCCGGCGGCGCCTTCGGACGTGAGCACCAGCAGCCTGGGCAACTTCCAGTACACGCCGTTCTTCAAGCAGGCCAGCTGCACCGGCAGCGGCACCCAGATCGTCTGCGCGCCTTGA
- a CDS encoding PEP-CTERM sorting domain-containing protein: MHLHISTRPLAAMSAAAALALALPATAASDLVNNGGFEDGSLAGWSGTVLDSPYSGVDCVSGTAAAGTCQAFLGTFGSTDTLSQDLATTAGQTYAVSFAFTSDGSVPATFSVSFGGQTLYSAGSPSAGTQLLSFTGTAAASSTSLVFSFSNDPGYYTLDAVSVTAVPEPATAALMGVGALALAAWRRRPHRRR, encoded by the coding sequence ATGCATCTCCATATCTCCACCCGGCCGCTGGCGGCCATGAGCGCAGCGGCCGCCCTGGCGCTGGCCCTGCCTGCCACCGCGGCCAGCGACCTGGTGAACAACGGCGGCTTCGAGGACGGATCGCTGGCCGGCTGGTCGGGCACCGTGCTGGACAGCCCCTACAGCGGCGTCGACTGCGTCAGCGGCACCGCGGCCGCCGGTACATGTCAGGCCTTCCTGGGCACCTTCGGCAGCACCGACACCCTGAGCCAGGACCTGGCCACCACCGCCGGCCAGACCTACGCGGTGAGCTTCGCCTTCACCTCCGACGGCAGCGTGCCGGCCACCTTCTCGGTGAGCTTCGGCGGCCAGACGCTGTACAGCGCAGGCAGCCCGTCCGCCGGCACCCAGCTCCTCAGCTTCACGGGCACGGCGGCGGCGTCCAGCACTTCGCTGGTGTTCAGCTTCAGCAACGACCCGGGCTACTACACCCTGGACGCCGTGTCGGTGACGGCGGTGCCGGAGCCGGCCACGGCGGCGCTGATGGGCGTCGGGGCGCTGGCGCTGGCGGCCTGGCGCCGAAGGCCGCACCGCCGCCGCTGA